The sequence TTAATGTGTTATTTTTATTTAAAAAAGTGTAAACCGATTCATCATCATAAATATATCTGCCATTCGGTAGAACTGAATACTTGATAAACCCTTTTTTACAATAAGTTGTAAGTGTCCCTCTCGTTATTCTTAATACTTTTAAAACTTCATTTGCCTTCATAATGCCTCTTATTTTTTAAATAAGAGGCATTATGAATATTTAATATTACAATGTCAATATATTTTATTATATTTTGATATATTTTAAATCATCATATTTTATTATTAATTATGGAATATTATTTAACTTATCCTAATTTCCCATATGGGATCAGAGTCAGGGTCGCTTATCATGACTTCGCGAATATTTACCTTTTTATAGTTGTTATCTAATACAACTGAAGCTCGAGTTCCGAATATTGTTGTTTTTTCATAAATGGTTGATGCTACTTTAATTGTAGGGTTTGGTTTGTCTTGTTTGGCCCATTCAATTATTTTTTCTTTTTTGCCCGCAAGATCTTTAATTTCAGTTTCAATAATATTTTTATTTTCTTTAATTTCTGCAAGAGTTTTTTGAATAACTTCTTGTTTATCAAAAAGTTTATCCATAGATTCATCGATTTCAGATATTTTTCTTACAATCTCTTTTATTAAAAGTTCTGCTCGAGCTAATGCTTCAGTCTCTTTATTTTCGCGCAGCTCAACTATTTTTTTATTGACAAGGTCTTTTTTCATCATTTCTTTATCTTGAGCGGAAGCAAGCTCACCTGTGTCATTATAAGCTGCTGCTTGAGCTTGTTCAAGAGAGGATTCCTTAACTTTTAATTCTTCAAGCTTTTCATATTTTATTGCGAGGACTTGATTAATTTCTTCAATTTCAGCTTCAACATGGTCTTCGACTCCAACTCTCAACTTGCATGGCTTTGACATTTCCGTTCCAATGTCTTCAGAGACTATTCCTTTTTTTGCGGATACATTTGATGATATTATTTTTCCTTGAGGAGAACTGCAAAGGCCACTTATTTTAATATCACATTCAAATATTTCTTTTTTTACATTAATATTTCCGTAAGCTAAAATTTTAGCATTATTAATAAATTTTGCATTTATATTACCTCCACACCTAATTTTTGTGCCGAGGATTCCTCCGTCTACATTAATATCTCCGCTTACATCAATGTCCGCTGCAAGTATTTCTTGAACTTTTAGACTAGCACATTTTACTTGGAAACCGTTTTGTATCGAGCCTTTTACATCTATACAGCCTTCAAAAATAACATGGCCTGTTTCATAGCCAACATCTCCCATTATGTGAATTTCAGAAATAACTTCAAATCGTGCTCCTGGTAATGCTTTTGGCTGACCGTCAGCAGTAGCAAATATTTGGAGTTCGTCATTTGAGAGTTGTGTATTTTTTCCACTTTTAAGGGAAATATCCCTTACGTCTGGAATGTTTATGGGTCGACCATAAACATCAATTCCAGTCTCTCCTTTTACCATTGGAATTTTTTCAGCTAAAAGCGCTCCATTTTTTACATGAGGAATTTTACCTCTGTCTTTAAAATCTATTTTACCTTCATTAGCAACTGATCCTGCTTTTAGATGATCAATTTCAAAATAATATTTTATATATGCGCTTTTCCCATGTTTTGAGGGCTTCCCTATTGCAATTATGAAATTATTATCAGGATTATCAATGGAAAAAGGCTGATTAATAAAATTTTGTATTTCCAAATCATTTATAATCCCATAAATTATGCCCTTCTTTTTTAAAAATATCTTAATGCTTTCAGGGGATAATTTGTCTGAAAATTCTTTTAATTTTTTTATATGAGTGGTTAATTTATCTTCAGAAGTAATCAGCATTACTTCATCATCTTTTACTTCTTTCAAAATACCAGGGAAACTATCTTTAGACGTTTCTATAACCGGCGGCAAAGGATCAATACGCTTTTGTTCTATCAGTATGGAGTCACATTGCTCTTTTGTAAGATATCCTAATTCAATTAAAATATCTCCGATTTTTCTTACTGATTTATTTTCTTTAAATTCCTTTGATTGTATTTCCGCTGCTTTTGAAATGTTTTCTTTTGTTAAATATACTTTACTTACAGCAATTTCTCCAAATTTTTGGTCAAGTTTTCTAAGTCTAAAAAAATCAACCACATAATGGAGTATCTTCATTTGAGCTTGCGTAACAAAATTTTTTTTCGCAAGAATTTCTGAAAGGGTTTCATTTCTACCAGATTCATCAGCAAATCTATATATTATCAACGCTTCTTGCAGTTGCTTTTCAGTAATAAATTTATATGCCATCGCGATTTTACCAACGGAAAGATCATCTTCAGTTATATCAATTCGATAAGCATCAAAAGAATTTCCACATTTTTTGCAAGATACCTTTTTACCAACAAAAAGGTCATTTTCCTGGTATCTAGTTTGACACCGAATGCACAATGTTTCAGGTATCTGAATTTGATTTTCTGCCATAAAATCGCCTAATAAATTTCCCCCCTATAAATTTATGCACAAATAAATTTACAAGGATAATGCGCTAATAGAATTATTATTCAAATTTAAAACCAAGTGTTTCCATCTTTTTTAAAACTCTTTCTTTATCAAAAGGCTTTACAATATAATTATTGCATCCAGCCTTCATGCTTGAAATAACTATCTCTTTATCAGAATGGGATGTAACCATCATAATTTTTACAAGCTTTTCTTCGGGGATATTTTTTTCTTTCTCGATTTCTCTTATCTTTGTTAATACTTGTATGCCTGTCATATCTGGCATAGCGATATCTAAAGTTATAAGATCATAAGGAATCCCCATCTCCCACGACTTTTTAAATGCTTTTATAGCATCAGTTCCATTTTCTACAGCTGTAGATTCTCCAAAGCTTTCCATAATTTTATGCATTTTTTTTCTGCTTACAAGTTCATCATCAACAACAAGAGTTTTCATGATTTATGCCTCCCTTTTTTATCGACTTAATTTTAGGTTTATAAAATTGTATTCGCTAAAATTTAAGCATTTTTTTAAATTTTTGATTCTTACTTTTTATTTGGACGAAAAACTTATTATTTAAAATGGAAAGTCTTCTTCCTTCTGAGCTTGTGGGAATTTAGGTGTAGGATCTTCTACCATCATGTCTCCTGAATTTTGTTGATCTTCACCGTAAACGCCTTTTGAACCTAACATTAACATAGATAAGGCTTCAATCTCAGTAGAATACCTAGTAACTCCATCTTTTTCCCATGATCGAGTACGAAGCTTGCCTTCAATATAAACTTGTTTACCTTTTGTTAAATATTCACCACACACTTCTGCTAACTTCCTATAAGCTACAATCTTATGCCATTCAGTTTTTTCTTTCTTTTCCCCATTAGTTTTGTCTTTCCATTCGTCGCTAGTAGCTATAGTAAAATTAGCTACAGGTGTTCCATCTTGAAAATACCTCATTTCAGGGTCTTTTCCTAATCTTCCGATCAATAAGACCTTATTAAGACTTGCCATAATTTCCTCCAAAGTCTAAAGTTATCGATTCAGCATAAAAATATAAAAATTATTGTTTTGTGTATTATTATTATTGTATGAAATCAAGTTTTTTTTAAAATCACCTGTGTTTATATTTAAAATTCACAATAACTACTACTGAATAATAGGTATCAAAATGAATGAAGAATCTATGACATTAAAAAAAAAAATAAAGAGACATGTTTCTAAACGAGTTAATTCTTTTTTTGCATGTGTATTACCTGGATTTGAAAACTTTACTTTAAATGAGCTGAAATCTCTCCCTCTTACTATTAAAGACGCAGCAATTACTAAGGGAGGTGTTGAATTTAAAGGCTATATAAATGACTGCTATGTTACAAACCTATTACTCCGCTCATCTAACAGAATTTTAATGAGGCTTATAACTTTTAATGCATTTAATTTTAAGCAGCTTTCATCAAACATAATTGATTTCCCATGGGAGCTTTATATTACAAAAGAAGCGATACCTAAAATACATGCAACTACAAGATCTTCAGTGCTTTACCATAAAGGCGCTATTGCTGATTGTTTCCTTGAAAGTATAGAAAAAAGATTAAACTATAATATAAATACGCTAACAAGTTTTACAAATTCTTATGAACAGAATCTGTTTATTAGGGTAGTTAATAATGAATTTATGGTATCAATTGATAGTAGTGGAGAGATGCTTTATAAAAGAGGAATAAAAAAATGTGTAGGAAACGCTCCTATACGTGAAACAATTGCGTCATGGATTTTAAAAGAAGCTGGATATAATGGCAAAGTGCCTATTATTGACGCAATGTGTGGCTCTGGGACTTTTTCGATTGAAGCCGCTATGATTTCTAAAAATATACCAGCTGGTTTATTCAGAAATTTTACATTTATGAAATGGCCTTGTTTTAATAACAAAGATTGGGATGATATTGTAAATCAGTCAAAAAGCAAGATTATTACATTTAATACACCTGAAATATTTGCCTCTGATATTGATGATAAAATGTGTAGGTTATTGAACGACACAATTAAAGAATTTTCCCTTGATGATATTGTTAATGTATCTTGTAGAAATTTTTTTGATTTAGATCTTTGTAATTTAACTGAAGAAAAGGGACTTATCGTATTAAATCCTCCTTATGGATTTAGAATATCCAGACAAGATGACTTGGTTACTAAAATATTTGAACATATTCAGAGATATTTTCAAGGATGGAAATTTGCTATAGTTCTGCCCGATGAAAAAAATATAAGCAGTTTTATTAAGCGAAAAGCTAACAGATCTTTTAAATTAATGCATGGAGGAATCAAACTTAATGTTCTATTTGGATCGTAATATATTCCAAATATAGAATATATCAAATATATCGAAATATTATTAAGGCTAAAAATAGTAAGCCTACAATATTTATCCATTTTTATATATTCTATTTAAGGAATATATAGTCTGAAATGTAGTTATTATTCAAATAAAAAAAGGCCACTAAAAAAATTAGCGGCCTTTTTTGTTTTTATAGTAAAAAATTTAGACTAATCACAGAGTTCAAATAAAGCGGCAGCACCCATGCCTCCGCCTATACACATTGATTCAACTCCGTATTTTACGCCTTTTTCAATCATATTGTTAAGTAAAGTAGCGCATAATTTTGCACCTGTGCATCCAAGAGGATGTCCAAGAGCAATAGCTCCGCCTTTTATATTAACCTTGCTCATGTCAATACCAATCTCTCTGCAGGAATAAATAGCTTGTGAAGCAAAAGCTTCATTGATTTCAAAAAGACCTACATCTTCAAGTTTTACATTAGCAAGTTTAAGAAGTTTAGGAATAGCATACCTTGGGCCTACTCCCATTTCATCAGGGGCACATCCTATGGTTGTGTAGAATTTTAATTTTGCAATAGGTTTAAGTCCATACTCTTTTACTTTGTCTCCACACATGATAACACTAGCGGCGGCTCCATCAGTAGTTTGAGATGAATTCCCAGCAGTTACACTTCCGTTTAACGCAAATACTGGTCTTAATTTTGCTAAACCAGCAACTGTTGTATCTTCTCTGATTCCATCATCAAAATCTTGAAGGAAGATTTCTTTTTTATAGGTTCCATCTTCTTGCTGAACAAATTTTACTGCAGGAGTAGGAACTATTTCTTTAAAAAGTTTTTTTGCCTTTGCATCGGCTGCTTTCATGTGGGACTGATAAGCAAATTCGTCTTGTTCCTGTCTTGAAACTTTATATCTATTTGCTACGTTTTCAGCAGTTATTCCCATAGATGTGTAAAGATCTGCTCGTTTTTTTGTATATTCAGGATGTGGTCTTGGAACATTACCACCCATTGGAACGTAACTCATTGATTCAATACCACCGCCAATTACTACATCTGACCATCCCGACATAACTCTAAGGGATGCAAGAGCAATAGCTTCAAGTCCAGAAGAACAGAATCTATTTACTGTAGCTCCTGAAACGTGTTCTGGAAATCCTGCAATTTGTCCAGCGATTCTTCCAATATTCAGTCCTTGCTCAGCTTCAGGAAAGGAACATCCTATCATTAAATCGTCAAGATCTCCGGGAGAAAGATTTTGTGTTTTTTCAACGGCTGCATTCATAATAAAAGCAAGAAGGTCTTCAGGTCTTGTATCCTTTAAAGCTCCTTTTGCTCTTCGACAGCCGGGTGTTCTTACTGATGTTACAATATATGCATCTCTCATTTATTATTTCCTCCATGGATAAAGATTAGGCAGTTTTAATTTCTAAGTGGTTTGCCTGTAGTAAGCATATGTTCAACTCTTGCAACTGTTTTTTCTTCTTTCCAGAAATCAACAAAAGCATCTCTTTCAAGTTTTAATATAACGTCTTCATCAACTTCACTGTTAGTTCTTATATCACCGCCGCTAATTACATAAGCTATTCTCTTGGCAAGGAAAGCATCATGTTCACTTAGATATTTAGCACTCAACATATTATGAAGTTCAGCGTTTATCATGCCTTGAGCAGCTTCGCCAAAAACTTTTATTTTTCTCTTAGCAGGTGGAGCATATCCTCTATCAACAAGTCTTAAAACTTCTTTTTTAGCTTCGCCAATTAAGTGATCTCTGTTAAATATAATTCTATCATTTGGTCCAAGGAAACCGCTTTCCTTTGCTTCAGCAGCAGACATTGAAACTTTTGCCATAGCGATTGACATAAATACTGGAATAAAAAATTTTGCCAAATCCATTTCACTTACAGAATCAGGAATATTTTGAATATGCCTTCTCCACAAGTTAAGACATCCTCCGCCTGCTGGAAGAAGACCTACACCTATTTCAACAAGACCCATATAAAGTTCAGCATGAGCAACGATTACATCTGCGGCTCCAATACAAACTTCACAACCTCCACCAAGAGTCATTCCATAAGGAGCTGCTACAACAGGGAAACTTGAATATCTTGCTTTTTGAATACCGCCTTGAGCGAGTTTTAAGAACGCATCAATTTCAGAATATTGACCGGCTTTTGCAAAACCAAGCATAAAAGCAAGGTCACCACCGGCAGAAAAAGCTCCTGGCATTCCGCCTGCTTGATTTCCGATAACAACACCAATTCCGTTATTTTCAACATAATCAAGGCCTTCAGCAAGGAATTCAACTATTTCTTTATTGATTGCATTCATTTTTGTATGGAATTCACAGCAGAATACTCCATCACCAATATCAATAAGAGAAGCGGAACCACAGCTTTTAACTACTTTATTTATACTCTTAAGAGATGATAATGAAATAATATTTGCGCTTACAACTAATTCTTTGTAACTTTCTGTAGCAAAATCATAATAATATGTTTTACCATTTTCTTCTTTATAGAAAGATGTAACGCCTTTTGCGATCATTGCTTTTACTTGTGCAGGAACTTGAGTTCCCTCTGCTTCCATTTTTGCAACTGATTCTTTTACTCCAATAGCATCCCATGTTTCGAAAGGTCCCATTTCAAAGTTATAGCCCCATTTCATAGCATTATCTATATCAACTATAGTATCTGAAATTTCAGGAACTCTATTACCAGCATAAACTAATGCGCTTGCAAGAACTTTCCATGCGAATTTTGCACCTTTATCATCTCCATAAACAACCGCTTTAATTTTATCAGGAAGAGTTTTCGCTTTTTTAGCAGCCTCAAGACATGGAAAGGTAGGCTTTCCAACTTCTTCATACTCGAGAGTTTTAGGATTTATAGCTTTTCTAATTTTTTTAAACTCAGGGGTATATTCTGTTTTGTAGAATCCAGCTTTAGTTTTGTTGCCAAGAAGTTTTTTTTCTATCATTTTAGTTATAAATTCTGGAACAACGAAAGTTTCTCTTTGTTCGTCATTTGCAACTAAATCATAGGTATTTTTAGAAACATGAGCCATTGTATCAAGGCCTACAAGGTCAGATGTTTTAAATATAGCTGTTTTAGGTCTTCCCATAGCTGGTCCAAAAAGAGCATCCACTTCAGTAATTGTAAGATCGTCTTCCAACATTGCTTGCATTGCTTTCCCAATGCCGTGAATACCAATTCTGTTACCAATAAAGTTAGGGGTATCTTTTGCCCATACTATACCTTTACCAAGAATTCTTTCTCCATAATCAGCTATAAAATCAAGAACTTCTTTTGTGGTTTCTTCCCCAGTAATAATTTCCAGTAAATGCATATATCGTACTGGGTTGAAGAAATGGGTTCCAAGAAAATTTTGTCTAAAATCTTGGCTTAAACCTTCTGACATTGCCTTTAACGGAATACCTGATGTATTTGTAGATACAATAGTTCCTGGCTTTCTTATTGCGTCAATTCTTTTCAAAAGGTCTTGTTTAATTTTAAGATTCTCTACTACAACTTCAATAATCCAATCACAATCAGCAATTTTATCAAAATCATCCTGTAAATTCCCAATGCTAACCAGTTCTACATCTTTTTTTGACATAAAAAGAGCTGGTCTTGCAAAAATTGCAGCGTTTAAACCTGTTTTTACTATTCTGTTTCTTGCTTCTTTATTGTTCTTTTCTTCTTCTTTTAAGTCAAAAGGAACAATGTCAAGCAACAATGTTTTAACGCCTGCGCCTGCAAGTAGAGCAGCGATACCGCCACCCATAATACCTGAACCAATAACAGCAGCGCTTCTGATCTTTCTAATCATAATTTCCTCCTAATAAATATCATTAGTTTCAATAAAAAAATATTATTGAATGGTTATTCACTGCAATAGCAAAGTGAATAATCGCATGTCAAGAAAAATATTTTAGGATTTAATATTTATGTAGGTCGTTTAATTCTTTGAAATTTTTTAGCTTACACAGATATATCAAAAAAAAAAATTTTTAGATTTTGCCAAAAATTCATGTTATAAAAAAATGAATAATTATTCATTTATCATTTGTTTGCGTTTTGAAAAAAACATAAAAATTATTAAAAAAAACAATCGGAGGTGCTAATATACAGTATTTAAGAAAAATATTTTTGTTTAATTATAAAATCATCTTGCCCCCCTTGACGGGAGAGGGCTGGGGCAATGTCATTAAGTTAAGAAAATGACTTATCACTATGCTCTATATATAGTTATGTGATCCAAATAGCACCCTCCCCCTTGACGCCCCCTTGACGGGGGAGGGTTGGGGCAATGCCATTAAGTTAAGAAAGTGACGTATCACTATGCTCTATATATGGTTATGTGATCCAAATAGCACCCTCCCCCTTGACGCCCCCTTGACGGGGGAGGGTTGGGGTGGGGGTGAAAAATCCTTAACTTAATGGCATTGGAGGGTTGGGGGGGCTGGGGTGAGGGTGAAAATACTTTTTCCAATTTACTTTTCTTAAAAGCTATATACTTGTTTTGTATTTATAAACTTAGGTAAGTTTGCAAAAAAACAAAATATACCTAAGATTGAATGATGTAAAAAAGTTAGAGACGAATTAATTAATATTCTTGATAAGGATTATTACATTTGTTAATAGGAATCCTTCCTTATTTTTTAAATTAAATTTTTGGTTAATTATCATAAGGTATATAAAATGAAATACGCAACTATGGAAGCTTTTCAGGCTAATCTATTTAATATAGATGCAATAGCTGGATTTATTGTTCAAAATCAAAAAAGAACTGGCGAAATACCTTGGTCTCATGAGGATAAGACTGACGCATGGGATATGATTGAAGCACTCATGGGAATGACTATAGGAGGATATTACAGCGAAGCAAAAAGAGGTTTTGACTGGTTACAAAATGAACAGCTTAATGATGGCAGTTGGTACGCTTCCTACAAGTTAGGAAAACCCCATGAAACACATAAAGATGCTAATATAACTTCTTATATTGCTGTTGGAGCATTTCATCATTTCTTAGTTACAAAGGATATAAAATTTCTTAAAAATATTTGGAATTCTGTTAAAAGAGCTATAGATTTCACTATAAGTCTTCAATCTCCTTCTGGAGAAATATATTGGGCAATAGATCCTAAAGGAAACATAGACAAAATGTCTCTTTTAACTGGTTCAAGCTCTATATATATGAGCTTAAAATGCAGTTTAGCAATAGCTGCAATATTAAACAAGCCTGCTCCAGAGTGGAAAAAAAGTTTTATCGAATTAGGGGATGCTATTAAAAATCGGCGTTACCTTTTTAATATGGGGAAATCAAGATTTTCAATGGACTGGTTCTATCCTGTTTTATCTGGAGCATTGGAGGGCAAGGAAGCCCAAAAAAGGATTGATAAATATTGGAAAAAATTTGTTGTTGAGGGTATGGGAGTAAGATGCGTATCTGACGAGCCTTGGGTAACAATTGCTGAAACCTGTGAGTTTGTTTTATCTTTAAATGCAATTGGTAATTTTGATTTAGCAAGAATTGTCTTTAACTGGATTATTGATAAAATTTATGAAGATGGCTCTTTTTGGTGTGGTTTTACTTTTCCTAATATGGTTATATGGCCAGAAGATAAAACTACTTGGACAAATGCCGTTGCATTAATGGCTGCGGATGCCCTTTATAATTTAACTCCGGCAAATCAGCTTTTTTGTCATAATTTTTGGCAACAAAAAAATATATAGTACTTTAGGAAAGCTCCATTGAGAAAAGATCATAGACCATATTATCTCAAAAGATTTTATCAAAAATTTGAAAAATTTTATGCCCATCATTTTATAAAGCCTCAATTTGAATTTTTTGGACGAGGAGTCACCTTTATAAAACCTTGGCACGTTGAAGTGTTTGGCTCTCCTGTTAAATTAGGCAGTTTATCCACTGTGATTGCGGCTTCTGATAAAAAAGTCAGATTCTGTATATGGTCAAACAAGACAGACATAAAAGGTATATCTATTGGTGATTATTGCCTCATTTGTCCTGGAGTCCGTATATCAGCAGCGTCAGAAATTATAATAAATGAAAGTTGCATGATTGCAAGTGGTGCATATCTTACAGACTCAGATTGGCATGGAATATATGACAGAAGTTTTCCAGTAGGTAATACAAAGCCTGTTATATTAGAAAAAAATGTGTGGGTCGGTGATAGCTCAATTATATGCAAAGGAATTACAATTGGAGAAAATAGCATTATTGGAGCAGGATCAGTTGTGGTTAATGATATTCCTGCAAACTGCATTGCTGCTGGCAACCCTGCAAAAGTTGTAAAAGAGCTTGATAAAAGTATAGAATTAAAAACAAGGGCTAACTGGCTCGAAGATCCATCAAGTCTTTCTCGTCAATTTAGAGAGCTCGATAGAGAAAACCTCAAAGGCAATACTCTTTTAGGATGGATTCGTTCAATTTTTTTCCCTAAACAATCGGATTAAACAAAGGAATATTATTTATGACCTATGAAAAGGATATAGTTCTTATATATTTTGAAGATCAGCCTCTATGCTTCGCAAGAATCGAAGACATAAGTCCTGATGTAAAAAAACATTGGTATCATGTTAGTCTTCTTCTGCTTAAATTGCCTGTAGAATTAGTTACATGGATAATTAAAGATGAATATATTGATGGTGGCGAATTTACAATGAGCGGAAAAAAAATGAGGATTGAAAAAGTAATTTCTCCGTGGGAAGAACAATCTAAGATTACTGAACCTTCTAATGCAGAGATACAAACGGACAAACAAGAGAAAGAGGATAAGGCATCCAAAGAACCTAAA is a genomic window of Desulfobacterales bacterium containing:
- a CDS encoding response regulator, with translation MKTLVVDDELVSRKKMHKIMESFGESTAVENGTDAIKAFKKSWEMGIPYDLITLDIAMPDMTGIQVLTKIREIEKEKNIPEEKLVKIMMVTSHSDKEIVISSMKAGCNNYIVKPFDKERVLKKMETLGFKFE
- a CDS encoding phenyltransferase domain-containing protein produces the protein MKYATMEAFQANLFNIDAIAGFIVQNQKRTGEIPWSHEDKTDAWDMIEALMGMTIGGYYSEAKRGFDWLQNEQLNDGSWYASYKLGKPHETHKDANITSYIAVGAFHHFLVTKDIKFLKNIWNSVKRAIDFTISLQSPSGEIYWAIDPKGNIDKMSLLTGSSSIYMSLKCSLAIAAILNKPAPEWKKSFIELGDAIKNRRYLFNMGKSRFSMDWFYPVLSGALEGKEAQKRIDKYWKKFVVEGMGVRCVSDEPWVTIAETCEFVLSLNAIGNFDLARIVFNWIIDKIYEDGSFWCGFTFPNMVIWPEDKTTWTNAVALMAADALYNLTPANQLFCHNFWQQKNI
- a CDS encoding thiolase family protein, with protein sequence MRDAYIVTSVRTPGCRRAKGALKDTRPEDLLAFIMNAAVEKTQNLSPGDLDDLMIGCSFPEAEQGLNIGRIAGQIAGFPEHVSGATVNRFCSSGLEAIALASLRVMSGWSDVVIGGGIESMSYVPMGGNVPRPHPEYTKKRADLYTSMGITAENVANRYKVSRQEQDEFAYQSHMKAADAKAKKLFKEIVPTPAVKFVQQEDGTYKKEIFLQDFDDGIREDTTVAGLAKLRPVFALNGSVTAGNSSQTTDGAAASVIMCGDKVKEYGLKPIAKLKFYTTIGCAPDEMGVGPRYAIPKLLKLANVKLEDVGLFEINEAFASQAIYSCREIGIDMSKVNIKGGAIALGHPLGCTGAKLCATLLNNMIEKGVKYGVESMCIGGGMGAAALFELCD
- a CDS encoding acyltransferase, encoding MRKDHRPYYLKRFYQKFEKFYAHHFIKPQFEFFGRGVTFIKPWHVEVFGSPVKLGSLSTVIAASDKKVRFCIWSNKTDIKGISIGDYCLICPGVRISAASEIIINESCMIASGAYLTDSDWHGIYDRSFPVGNTKPVILEKNVWVGDSSIICKGITIGENSIIGAGSVVVNDIPANCIAAGNPAKVVKELDKSIELKTRANWLEDPSSLSRQFRELDRENLKGNTLLGWIRSIFFPKQSD
- a CDS encoding enoyl-CoA hydratase/isomerase family protein, whose product is MIRKIRSAAVIGSGIMGGGIAALLAGAGVKTLLLDIVPFDLKEEEKNNKEARNRIVKTGLNAAIFARPALFMSKKDVELVSIGNLQDDFDKIADCDWIIEVVVENLKIKQDLLKRIDAIRKPGTIVSTNTSGIPLKAMSEGLSQDFRQNFLGTHFFNPVRYMHLLEIITGEETTKEVLDFIADYGERILGKGIVWAKDTPNFIGNRIGIHGIGKAMQAMLEDDLTITEVDALFGPAMGRPKTAIFKTSDLVGLDTMAHVSKNTYDLVANDEQRETFVVPEFITKMIEKKLLGNKTKAGFYKTEYTPEFKKIRKAINPKTLEYEEVGKPTFPCLEAAKKAKTLPDKIKAVVYGDDKGAKFAWKVLASALVYAGNRVPEISDTIVDIDNAMKWGYNFEMGPFETWDAIGVKESVAKMEAEGTQVPAQVKAMIAKGVTSFYKEENGKTYYYDFATESYKELVVSANIISLSSLKSINKVVKSCGSASLIDIGDGVFCCEFHTKMNAINKEIVEFLAEGLDYVENNGIGVVIGNQAGGMPGAFSAGGDLAFMLGFAKAGQYSEIDAFLKLAQGGIQKARYSSFPVVAAPYGMTLGGGCEVCIGAADVIVAHAELYMGLVEIGVGLLPAGGGCLNLWRRHIQNIPDSVSEMDLAKFFIPVFMSIAMAKVSMSAAEAKESGFLGPNDRIIFNRDHLIGEAKKEVLRLVDRGYAPPAKRKIKVFGEAAQGMINAELHNMLSAKYLSEHDAFLAKRIAYVISGGDIRTNSEVDEDVILKLERDAFVDFWKEEKTVARVEHMLTTGKPLRN
- a CDS encoding DUF342 domain-containing protein, with product MAENQIQIPETLCIRCQTRYQENDLFVGKKVSCKKCGNSFDAYRIDITEDDLSVGKIAMAYKFITEKQLQEALIIYRFADESGRNETLSEILAKKNFVTQAQMKILHYVVDFFRLRKLDQKFGEIAVSKVYLTKENISKAAEIQSKEFKENKSVRKIGDILIELGYLTKEQCDSILIEQKRIDPLPPVIETSKDSFPGILKEVKDDEVMLITSEDKLTTHIKKLKEFSDKLSPESIKIFLKKKGIIYGIINDLEIQNFINQPFSIDNPDNNFIIAIGKPSKHGKSAYIKYYFEIDHLKAGSVANEGKIDFKDRGKIPHVKNGALLAEKIPMVKGETGIDVYGRPINIPDVRDISLKSGKNTQLSNDELQIFATADGQPKALPGARFEVISEIHIMGDVGYETGHVIFEGCIDVKGSIQNGFQVKCASLKVQEILAADIDVSGDINVDGGILGTKIRCGGNINAKFINNAKILAYGNINVKKEIFECDIKISGLCSSPQGKIISSNVSAKKGIVSEDIGTEMSKPCKLRVGVEDHVEAEIEEINQVLAIKYEKLEELKVKESSLEQAQAAAYNDTGELASAQDKEMMKKDLVNKKIVELRENKETEALARAELLIKEIVRKISEIDESMDKLFDKQEVIQKTLAEIKENKNIIETEIKDLAGKKEKIIEWAKQDKPNPTIKVASTIYEKTTIFGTRASVVLDNNYKKVNIREVMISDPDSDPIWEIRIS
- a CDS encoding single-stranded DNA-binding protein gives rise to the protein MASLNKVLLIGRLGKDPEMRYFQDGTPVANFTIATSDEWKDKTNGEKKEKTEWHKIVAYRKLAEVCGEYLTKGKQVYIEGKLRTRSWEKDGVTRYSTEIEALSMLMLGSKGVYGEDQQNSGDMMVEDPTPKFPQAQKEEDFPF